The nucleotide sequence CATAACTTAATACTAATGGCTGAAACTGGTCAACGTGGTTATTTACTCACTGAAATAGAAGAGTATTTAACACCTTACCAAGATGCTTTAGGTCGTTTAAATGCACAAATTAATGACACTAAAAAACTACGCTCTGAAGTACCAGGACAAACAGAGCGTATTGCCTCGTTAATCCAACTTGTCGAACAAAAAGTCAATGAATTAACAAAAACCGTTGAATTAGCCTTAGCCGAGAAAGAAAAGCGCGCGCTAAAACAAGTAATGACCGGCAGAGGACGAGATCTTTACAGAGAACTAAGAGCTGAAATTGAACAAATTAAAACCCTTGAAATAAACTACAGAAATTCCTTATTTACCATACTCTCTGCCGTTGAACGCGAAGCTAAAGTTACCTTTATTATTTCCGGCATAACCAGCACATTACTACTGTTAGGTTTGGCATTTTTTGCTCGACTAAATGCAAAAAGTGAAGTTAAACATCGCTTACAGCTTGAGCAGCAAAATCAGGTCTTAGCAGACAAAGTTGCTATGCGCACCAAAGAGCTAACGATTTACTCAGACGAACTATCGCGCAGTAACCGAGAATTGGAAGACTTTGCTTTTGTTGCCTCTCACGACCTGCAAGAACCTCTACGAAAAATTCGCGCTTTTGGTGATAGATTGCAAACCAGCTATGCGCCATTATTAGATGAAAAGGGCGCCGATTATATTAACAGAATGCGTAACGCTGCAGAGCGGATGTCTAATTTGATCAATGATTTACTTGAGTTTTCTCGTATATCAACTCGCGGAAAGCCCTTTGTAAACGTGCCATTACAAGAAATAGTAGCCAGTACGCTTGAAGATCTTGAGATCAGTATTGACGAGAGTAAAGCAGAGTTAATAGTCGCCACATTGCCTGCTATTAATGCCGACCCTAGCCAAATGCATCACCTGTTTATCAACTTAATTTCTAACGCAATAAAATTTCGCCAAGCCGATGTTCAACCGGTTGTTGAAATCAATTATTGCCAAGAAGAAATCACATTCGAGCCGTGGCACATTATCACCGTAAAGGACAATGGCATTGGTTTTGAACAAGAATTTGCAGATAAAATATTCGTGCCATTTCAACGTCTGCACGCAAGAACTCAATATAAAGGTACTGGGATTGGCTTAGCCATTTGCCGACGTATCGTAGAGCGACACGGTGGTAAAATATCTGCGACAAGCGTACTAGGGGAAGGAACCGTATTTAGAATTGCGATTCCAGTGAATA is from Colwellia sp. Arc7-635 and encodes:
- a CDS encoding sensor histidine kinase, whose translation is MSLKKLFENAVFNWVLITSIVIVMIITNGILAMKTIEDLSATQSSLYNTGDVIVELDDLHNLILMAETGQRGYLLTEIEEYLTPYQDALGRLNAQINDTKKLRSEVPGQTERIASLIQLVEQKVNELTKTVELALAEKEKRALKQVMTGRGRDLYRELRAEIEQIKTLEINYRNSLFTILSAVEREAKVTFIISGITSTLLLLGLAFFARLNAKSEVKHRLQLEQQNQVLADKVAMRTKELTIYSDELSRSNRELEDFAFVASHDLQEPLRKIRAFGDRLQTSYAPLLDEKGADYINRMRNAAERMSNLINDLLEFSRISTRGKPFVNVPLQEIVASTLEDLEISIDESKAELIVATLPAINADPSQMHHLFINLISNAIKFRQADVQPVVEINYCQEEITFEPWHIITVKDNGIGFEQEFADKIFVPFQRLHARTQYKGTGIGLAICRRIVERHGGKISATSVLGEGTVFRIAIPVNNALINLIGDNANA